The following are encoded together in the Anaerostipes caccae L1-92 genome:
- a CDS encoding adaptor protein MecA, with translation MKIERISDNQIRCTLNKADLAGKETLLNELAFGSDKAKGLFRELMKKASQELGFETNNIPLMVEAIPVSQECLILVVTKVEDADQFNDRYEKLVNSKISSGNMNLEDSDGVLNFLDDASDSDLSELADAMHLAIMDSNCDVYCFSSLEEVAYAAKLVISFPHESRLYKDTENNCYYLCLSAEDNKYDFTKVRSRLSEYSKRIPNTYATKALFDEHFQTILSEDAIRQIAEF, from the coding sequence ATGAAGATAGAACGAATTAGTGACAATCAAATCCGATGTACTTTGAATAAAGCTGACCTTGCTGGAAAAGAGACACTGCTCAACGAACTGGCATTTGGTTCCGATAAGGCCAAAGGACTGTTCCGCGAACTGATGAAGAAAGCTTCTCAGGAATTAGGTTTTGAGACCAATAACATTCCTCTTATGGTAGAAGCGATCCCGGTCTCCCAGGAATGTCTGATACTCGTCGTCACGAAAGTGGAAGACGCCGATCAGTTTAATGACCGTTACGAGAAATTAGTCAACTCAAAGATTTCATCCGGCAATATGAACCTGGAAGATTCCGACGGAGTTCTCAATTTCCTCGACGATGCTTCTGACAGCGATCTGTCCGAACTGGCTGATGCAATGCATCTGGCCATTATGGATTCCAACTGTGACGTATACTGCTTTTCTTCCCTGGAAGAAGTAGCTTATGCAGCAAAACTGGTGATAAGCTTTCCGCATGAAAGCCGCTTATATAAAGATACCGAAAATAACTGTTATTATCTCTGCCTGTCTGCCGAGGACAACAAGTATGACTTTACAAAAGTCCGCAGCAGACTTTCAGAGTACAGCAAACGTATCCCAAATACTTATGCGACTAAGGCTTTATTTGATGAACATTTTCAAACCATCCTTTCTGAGGATGCGATCCGGCAGATAGCCGAATTTTAA
- a CDS encoding N-acetylmuramoyl-L-alanine amidase, with protein sequence MKYRKQLLGGAIFCIIVLLYISSITLPIFVNQTIGKQNVIIIDPGHGGNDPGKVGSGDVLEKDINLAISKKLKTILEKKKFKVKMTRDGDYNLATSTTNVKVSDLSNRKQIIFDAEPVLVVSVHQNSYPSGEVHGAQVFYYQGSQKGKQLADCLQSSLVENLDPDNHRVAKANSDYFLLRDNPYVTVIAECGFLSNEEEKQKLQDKAYQEKAAQAIYKGIQSYLSQEK encoded by the coding sequence ATGAAATATCGTAAACAACTTTTAGGGGGCGCGATCTTCTGTATCATCGTCCTGCTCTATATTTCCTCGATCACCCTTCCGATCTTTGTAAACCAGACGATCGGGAAACAGAATGTCATCATCATCGATCCCGGACACGGCGGCAATGATCCCGGAAAAGTCGGCAGCGGAGATGTGCTGGAAAAAGACATCAATCTGGCCATATCAAAAAAATTAAAAACGATCCTGGAGAAGAAAAAATTCAAGGTAAAAATGACCAGGGACGGCGACTACAATCTGGCCACCAGCACGACCAACGTGAAAGTTTCCGATCTTTCCAACAGGAAGCAGATTATCTTTGATGCCGAGCCGGTTCTTGTGGTGAGTGTTCATCAGAACAGCTATCCCAGCGGTGAAGTACACGGTGCACAGGTATTTTACTATCAGGGGTCTCAAAAAGGGAAACAGCTTGCTGACTGCCTGCAAAGTTCTCTGGTTGAAAATTTAGATCCAGACAACCACAGAGTGGCAAAAGCAAACAGCGATTACTTTCTTCTTCGGGATAATCCTTATGTAACTGTCATCGCAGAGTGCGGTTTTCTGAGCAATGAAGAAGAAAAGCAGAAACTTCAGGATAAAGCTTATCAGGAGAAAGCAGCACAGGCCATCTATAAGGGAATTCAATCCTATTTAAGCCAAGAGAAATAA
- a CDS encoding alanine/glycine:cation symporter family protein: protein MVQIFSLISRLNDAFNSFIWGTPMLACFLGVGLMFTLRTKCFQLRHFRLWISSTLLSSLKKSEVRKTKDSASISQFQSLCTALAGTLGTGNIAGVATAITAGGPGAIFWMWISSILGMMTHYAEVTLGMKYRYRDKNGKWAGGAMVYMERGLGAKWLASLFAAFCILASLGIGNMAQANSMASALSSTFSISPVITGLVTLFMVGFVIMGGIKRIAGVTEKIIPVMAALFTLGCIVIIFVHMDRIPSTIHSILHGAFSPKAAGGGVLGYGITIAMKKGISRGVFSNEAGLGSSVTVHTNSDTKEPVVQGMWGIFEVFTDTVVMCTITALTILTSGVYDEGTYLKAMALDAAQGTTIHFDSLPNGVPLTSAAFSTVFGSWGSAFVSIAIVFFAFATLIGWSFYGETAAVYLFGRKAVTNYKLVFLYFIFLGSILHLSFVWNLSDTFNGLMAIPNLISITLLSGQVVKMTGEYLGRHDIKRKFPK, encoded by the coding sequence ATGGTTCAAATATTTTCTCTGATCAGCCGTCTGAATGATGCATTCAATTCCTTTATCTGGGGAACTCCTATGCTGGCCTGTTTCTTAGGTGTCGGCCTGATGTTTACACTTAGGACAAAATGCTTCCAGTTAAGACATTTCAGATTGTGGATCTCTTCCACGCTCTTGTCCTCTTTGAAAAAATCTGAGGTAAGAAAAACAAAGGATTCGGCTTCCATCTCACAGTTTCAGTCCCTCTGCACCGCCCTGGCCGGGACCCTGGGAACCGGAAATATCGCCGGAGTCGCCACTGCCATCACTGCCGGAGGACCCGGGGCTATTTTCTGGATGTGGATTTCTTCGATCCTGGGAATGATGACACATTATGCGGAAGTCACACTCGGAATGAAATACCGTTATCGGGACAAAAACGGAAAATGGGCCGGAGGTGCCATGGTCTATATGGAACGGGGCCTCGGCGCAAAATGGCTGGCCTCTCTTTTTGCCGCATTCTGTATTCTCGCTTCTCTCGGGATCGGAAACATGGCACAGGCAAACTCTATGGCCTCCGCGCTCTCCTCCACCTTTTCAATTTCCCCGGTGATCACAGGTCTCGTCACCCTGTTCATGGTAGGTTTCGTCATAATGGGAGGCATCAAACGGATCGCCGGCGTGACAGAAAAGATCATCCCGGTCATGGCTGCCTTATTCACACTGGGCTGTATTGTGATTATTTTTGTCCACATGGACCGGATTCCATCCACAATCCATTCGATCCTCCACGGTGCCTTCTCACCAAAAGCTGCCGGAGGAGGTGTCCTTGGCTACGGGATCACCATTGCTATGAAAAAAGGAATCTCCCGCGGGGTCTTTTCCAATGAGGCAGGATTGGGAAGTTCCGTCACCGTACATACAAACTCCGACACAAAAGAACCCGTTGTCCAGGGCATGTGGGGTATCTTTGAAGTATTTACCGACACGGTTGTGATGTGTACCATCACAGCCCTTACGATCCTCACTTCCGGTGTCTATGACGAGGGAACCTATCTCAAGGCTATGGCTCTGGATGCGGCCCAGGGCACCACGATTCATTTTGATTCACTGCCCAACGGAGTCCCCCTGACCAGCGCTGCCTTCTCCACAGTCTTCGGCTCCTGGGGCTCCGCCTTCGTATCCATCGCCATCGTATTCTTTGCATTTGCCACCCTCATCGGCTGGTCCTTTTACGGTGAGACGGCAGCCGTCTATTTATTTGGCAGAAAAGCCGTCACCAATTATAAACTTGTTTTTCTCTATTTTATATTTTTAGGCTCCATTCTGCACTTATCCTTTGTCTGGAACCTTTCGGATACCTTTAACGGGTTGATGGCCATACCGAATCTGATCTCCATCACACTGCTGTCTGGCCAGGTCGTAAAAATGACCGGCGAATACCTGGGACGGCACGACATCAAAAGAAAATTTCCAAAATGA
- a CDS encoding L-threonylcarbamoyladenylate synthase, translated as MGFMKTIVRNVENKDNKEAIREAAGLLREGKLVAFPTETVYGLGGSGWMEEAASRIYEAKGRPSDNPLILHIGSMEMIDEIASCVPGPAKKAMDAFWPGPLTVILPKSDKVPYRVTGGLDSVAVRMPSHPAALALLREAGVPVAAPSANTSGRPSPTKAEHVVEDLDGKIPMVLDGGKVEVGVESTIVDFTGEVPVILRPGKITKDELEKALSTEVLMSTLSVKEDTVPRAPGMKYKHYAPKAQLVLILGEDREKVAEEITKRVRDCREQGMKTGVIATEETMGGYDADEVISVGSRSHMETVTANLYDVLREFDHRDVDVIFSEGFEGEEYEEAVMNRLVKAAGHQMIRV; from the coding sequence ATGGGTTTTATGAAGACAATAGTGAGAAACGTTGAAAACAAGGACAATAAGGAAGCGATCCGGGAAGCTGCCGGGCTTCTTCGGGAGGGGAAACTGGTAGCTTTTCCCACGGAGACAGTCTATGGACTTGGAGGCAGCGGCTGGATGGAAGAGGCCGCATCCAGAATCTACGAGGCAAAAGGGAGACCCTCTGACAATCCTCTCATCCTTCATATCGGGAGCATGGAGATGATCGATGAGATCGCATCTTGCGTACCGGGGCCTGCCAAAAAAGCGATGGATGCTTTCTGGCCGGGTCCGCTGACCGTGATCCTGCCCAAAAGCGACAAGGTTCCATACCGGGTTACCGGGGGACTCGATTCCGTAGCCGTCCGGATGCCCAGTCATCCTGCAGCGCTGGCCCTGCTGAGAGAGGCGGGTGTTCCTGTGGCCGCGCCCAGCGCCAACACTTCGGGAAGGCCCAGCCCCACAAAGGCGGAACATGTGGTAGAAGACCTGGACGGCAAGATCCCGATGGTATTGGACGGGGGAAAAGTAGAAGTGGGCGTCGAATCGACGATCGTTGATTTTACCGGAGAAGTACCGGTCATTTTAAGGCCGGGAAAGATTACAAAAGATGAACTTGAGAAGGCTCTTTCGACAGAGGTGCTGATGAGTACTCTGTCAGTGAAAGAGGATACAGTGCCCAGGGCACCTGGAATGAAGTACAAGCACTATGCGCCGAAAGCTCAGCTGGTCCTTATCCTTGGAGAGGACAGAGAGAAAGTAGCAGAGGAGATCACGAAAAGGGTCCGTGACTGCCGTGAACAGGGCATGAAGACCGGAGTTATTGCCACGGAAGAGACAATGGGCGGTTATGATGCAGATGAGGTAATCTCTGTGGGGAGCCGCAGCCATATGGAGACAGTGACGGCAAACCTCTATGACGTGCTGAGAGAATTTGACCACAGAGACGTGGATGTGATCTTTTCAGAGGGATTTGAAGGTGAAGAGTATGAAGAAGCGGTGATGAACCGTCTGGTGAAAGCAGCGGGACATCAGATGATCCGTGTTTAA
- the rpiB gene encoding ribose 5-phosphate isomerase B, giving the protein MKKIIFVSTNNTCRSFIAESVLRKYLKDAHRRDIQVESKGLVVLFPEPVHTKAADLVRKSGIEIIDFKASQLTQEDVETSDLILTMNDKQKEKVLEDYHGYKEVATINEYANDEGAVIDPYGMDDEDYEHCFVQITQLIHKIWNHKLGGNEMIGIGSDHGGYALKQAVIKHLEEKGHAVKDYGCYSEESCDYPVYAKAVAEGILKDEVKQGILICGTGIGISITANKIKGIRAALCGDTFSARATREHNNANILALGARVTGEGLALDIVDTFLETKFSNDERHIRRINMIED; this is encoded by the coding sequence TTGAAAAAAATTATATTTGTAAGTACGAACAACACCTGCCGCAGTTTTATTGCGGAATCGGTGCTGCGGAAATATTTAAAAGACGCTCACAGAAGAGACATCCAGGTGGAGTCCAAAGGACTCGTCGTATTATTTCCGGAGCCGGTACACACAAAAGCAGCAGACCTGGTCAGGAAGAGCGGGATTGAGATCATAGATTTCAAAGCGTCCCAGCTCACACAGGAAGATGTGGAGACCAGTGATCTGATTCTCACCATGAATGATAAGCAGAAAGAAAAAGTACTGGAAGACTATCATGGATATAAGGAAGTGGCCACCATCAACGAGTATGCCAATGATGAGGGGGCGGTCATCGACCCTTACGGGATGGATGATGAAGACTATGAACATTGCTTTGTACAGATTACACAACTAATCCATAAAATCTGGAACCATAAGTTAGGAGGAAATGAAATGATAGGTATTGGAAGCGATCACGGCGGGTATGCGCTGAAACAGGCGGTTATTAAGCACCTGGAGGAGAAAGGGCACGCGGTAAAAGACTACGGATGCTACTCAGAGGAGTCTTGTGATTACCCGGTATATGCAAAAGCGGTGGCTGAGGGCATACTGAAGGACGAAGTGAAGCAGGGAATTCTGATCTGCGGAACAGGAATCGGTATTTCCATTACTGCCAATAAGATCAAAGGTATCCGGGCGGCACTGTGCGGAGACACATTCAGCGCAAGAGCAACAAGAGAACATAATAATGCCAACATACTGGCACTGGGGGCAAGAGTCACCGGAGAAGGCCTGGCACTTGATATCGTGGACACATTTTTAGAGACAAAATTTTCTAACGATGAGAGGCATATCCGCAGGATCAATATGATCGAGGACTAA
- a CDS encoding AtpZ/AtpI family protein, which yields MKINKDIVRSLSLITQLGITILTSTFLCMFLGLWLDRKFSTHFFIPLLILGIGGGLSGAWKLIRNVSEDQEGDDDRRI from the coding sequence ATGAAGATCAATAAGGACATTGTCCGTTCGTTATCTCTGATAACACAGCTGGGAATTACGATTCTGACATCGACATTTCTGTGCATGTTTTTAGGCCTCTGGCTGGACCGAAAGTTTTCTACCCATTTTTTTATCCCGTTATTGATTCTGGGCATTGGCGGAGGACTGAGCGGTGCCTGGAAACTCATAAGGAATGTCAGTGAAGACCAGGAGGGTGATGATGACAGAAGAATTTAA
- the atpB gene encoding F0F1 ATP synthase subunit A, whose protein sequence is MGMIQAPMLAAASGSDVDFMVHGLIPLNFFGHKVWITTTHVTTLIVMLFIMVLALIARRSIMKDYEKPSGLANAVELVVEMLDKLVKSTMGKHWKPFANYIGSIMFFIFIANTSGLFGLRAPTADYGTTLSLALITFVMIQYSAFKTRKFRMFTDLFQPIPVLFPVNVIGEFATPVSLSLRLFGNIMAGTIMLSLWYGLLPIFAKLGLPAFLHVYFDLFSGAIQTFVFAMLTMTFIADKRNV, encoded by the coding sequence ATGGGAATGATTCAGGCCCCCATGTTGGCTGCCGCATCGGGAAGTGATGTGGACTTCATGGTGCATGGGCTGATACCATTGAATTTTTTCGGGCATAAGGTATGGATCACCACCACTCATGTGACAACACTGATTGTCATGCTCTTTATAATGGTGCTGGCTTTGATCGCAAGGCGGAGCATCATGAAAGATTACGAAAAGCCGAGCGGGCTGGCCAATGCCGTGGAGCTGGTGGTAGAAATGCTGGATAAGCTGGTCAAGAGCACCATGGGAAAACATTGGAAGCCGTTTGCCAACTATATCGGAAGCATCATGTTTTTTATCTTTATCGCCAATACATCGGGACTGTTTGGGCTTCGGGCTCCGACGGCCGATTATGGGACTACCTTAAGCCTTGCGCTGATCACATTTGTGATGATCCAGTACAGCGCATTTAAGACACGGAAGTTTCGTATGTTTACGGATCTGTTTCAGCCGATTCCAGTGCTGTTTCCGGTCAATGTCATCGGTGAATTTGCAACTCCGGTGTCGCTGTCGCTGCGTCTGTTCGGAAACATCATGGCGGGGACCATTATGCTTTCGCTGTGGTACGGCCTGCTTCCGATCTTTGCGAAGCTGGGGCTTCCGGCATTTCTGCATGTATATTTTGACTTGTTTTCCGGTGCGATCCAGACCTTTGTATTTGCCATGCTGACCATGACATTTATCGCAGACAAGAGGAATGTATAA
- the atpE gene encoding ATP synthase F0 subunit C, whose translation MNISSEAFVLGCSAIGAGLALIAGIGPGVGQGYAAGQGAAAVGRNPGAKGDIMSTMLLGQAVAETTGLYGLVIGLILLYANPLFAKL comes from the coding sequence ATGAATATTTCAAGTGAAGCATTTGTATTAGGTTGTTCAGCAATCGGAGCGGGACTTGCGCTGATCGCAGGTATCGGACCTGGTGTAGGACAGGGATACGCAGCAGGACAGGGTGCGGCAGCCGTAGGACGCAATCCGGGCGCCAAGGGAGATATCATGTCTACGATGCTTCTCGGACAGGCAGTTGCAGAGACCACAGGTCTTTACGGATTGGTTATCGGCCTGATTCTGTTATACGCTAACCCGTTATTCGCTAAATTATAA
- the atpF gene encoding F0F1 ATP synthase subunit B, giving the protein MDRIFGLDIQLGFDVLCQAVAVFIMFAFLSYVLFEPVRKLLNDRKNKIADDLDTAAADKEEAARLKAEYEEKIRDIEKEADEILSQARKKALKREDEIISEARQEALKITERAENEIALEKKKVRDQVKQEMIQVAVAMAGKIITDKIDPAKQDALVEETLKEMGDQTWRS; this is encoded by the coding sequence GTGGACAGAATCTTTGGACTTGATATCCAGCTTGGATTTGACGTTTTATGCCAGGCAGTCGCGGTCTTCATCATGTTTGCATTTTTATCTTATGTATTATTTGAACCGGTCAGGAAACTTTTAAATGACCGCAAGAATAAAATCGCAGATGATCTGGATACTGCGGCGGCCGACAAAGAAGAGGCGGCCAGACTGAAAGCTGAGTATGAAGAAAAGATCAGGGATATAGAAAAAGAAGCCGATGAGATTTTAAGCCAGGCCAGAAAGAAAGCCCTGAAAAGGGAAGACGAGATCATTTCGGAGGCCAGACAGGAAGCGCTGAAGATCACAGAGCGGGCGGAAAATGAGATTGCGCTGGAAAAGAAAAAGGTCCGGGATCAGGTGAAACAGGAAATGATCCAGGTGGCAGTGGCTATGGCAGGCAAGATCATAACGGATAAGATCGATCCGGCAAAGCAGGATGCCCTTGTGGAAGAGACCTTAAAGGAGATGGGTGATCAGACATGGCGAAGCTAG
- the atpH gene encoding ATP synthase F1 subunit delta, with translation MAKLVSKTYGDAYLSLAEEKGNLDSVKEEVLSVRRVFSESGELNQMLSHPKIVKEEKMRILETAFKGRISEDMMGFLLVIVKKDRYRDIMSVLDYIIGRMKKKEGIGSLWVASAFELSEGQKKDIVDRMKELTDYREFEVDYEIDEQLIGGLVLRLDDRVIDSSIRTKLQTMGKSLSKIQL, from the coding sequence ATGGCGAAGCTAGTCAGCAAAACATATGGAGATGCCTATCTTTCGCTGGCAGAGGAAAAAGGAAATCTTGACTCTGTCAAAGAAGAAGTCCTCAGTGTGCGCCGGGTGTTTTCGGAGAGCGGGGAGCTCAATCAGATGCTTTCTCACCCCAAGATCGTAAAAGAAGAAAAAATGCGGATCCTGGAAACAGCATTTAAAGGCAGGATTTCTGAGGACATGATGGGCTTTTTGTTGGTCATTGTGAAAAAAGACCGATACCGTGACATAATGTCTGTTCTCGACTATATCATCGGCCGGATGAAGAAGAAAGAGGGGATAGGGAGCCTTTGGGTTGCCTCCGCTTTTGAACTGTCAGAAGGGCAGAAAAAGGACATTGTGGATCGTATGAAAGAACTGACAGATTACAGGGAGTTTGAAGTGGACTATGAGATCGATGAGCAGCTGATCGGAGGGCTGGTGCTCCGGCTCGACGACAGGGTCATCGACAGTTCCATAAGGACGAAGCTTCAGACCATGGGGAAAAGTCTGTCAAAAATACAGTTGTGA
- the atpA gene encoding F0F1 ATP synthase subunit alpha, which produces MNLRPEEISSVIKEQIKQYSTKLETSDIGTVIQVADGIARIHGLDEAMQGELLEFPGEVYGMVLNLEEDNVGAVLLGDQKNISEGDVVKTTGRVVEVPVGDAMTGRVVNSLGQPIDGKGPIETEKYRPIERVASGVISRKSVDTPLQTGIKAIDAMVPIGRGQRELIIGDRQTGKTAIAVDTIINQKGQGVHCIYVAIGQKSSTVANIVKTFEEYGAMDYTTVVASTASELAPLQYIAPYAGCAIGEEWMENGEDVLVIYDDLSKHATAYRTLSLLLRRPPGREAYPGDVFYLHSRLLERAAKLSDELGGGSLTALPLIETQAGDVSAYIPTNVISITDGQIYLETEMFNAGFRPAINAGLSVSRVGGAAQIKAMKKIAGPIRTDLAQYRELAAFAQFGSELDDDTKERLAQGERIKEVLKQPQYQPLPVEQQVVIIYAATRKYLLEIKVDDILAFQKELFELIDTKYPDVFRSIRETKELGKETEEMLITAIKECRQQFEAK; this is translated from the coding sequence ATGAATTTAAGGCCAGAAGAGATCAGTTCTGTCATTAAAGAGCAGATCAAACAATACTCTACCAAGCTTGAAACCTCTGATATTGGAACCGTGATTCAGGTAGCCGACGGAATTGCAAGAATCCATGGCCTTGATGAGGCCATGCAGGGAGAACTTTTAGAATTCCCGGGGGAAGTATACGGAATGGTGCTGAACCTTGAGGAAGACAACGTCGGAGCCGTACTGCTGGGAGACCAGAAAAACATCAGTGAAGGAGATGTCGTAAAGACCACCGGAAGAGTCGTGGAAGTGCCGGTAGGTGACGCGATGACCGGACGTGTTGTGAATTCTCTGGGACAGCCGATCGACGGAAAAGGTCCGATCGAGACAGAAAAGTACCGTCCAATAGAAAGAGTAGCATCAGGAGTTATCTCAAGAAAATCCGTAGATACTCCGCTTCAGACAGGAATTAAAGCGATCGATGCCATGGTGCCGATCGGGCGCGGGCAGCGGGAACTGATCATCGGTGACCGCCAGACGGGTAAAACTGCGATTGCAGTGGATACGATCATCAACCAGAAAGGCCAGGGCGTCCATTGTATTTATGTGGCAATTGGTCAGAAATCGTCTACGGTTGCGAACATCGTAAAGACATTTGAAGAGTACGGAGCCATGGATTACACCACAGTGGTGGCATCCACAGCCAGTGAGCTGGCACCGCTCCAGTATATTGCCCCATACGCGGGATGTGCCATCGGGGAAGAGTGGATGGAAAACGGGGAGGATGTTCTTGTCATTTATGACGACTTGAGCAAACATGCAACCGCATACCGTACCCTGTCCCTTCTGCTTCGGAGACCTCCGGGACGTGAGGCTTATCCGGGAGACGTCTTCTATCTTCACTCAAGACTTCTGGAAAGGGCAGCCAAGCTGTCCGATGAACTGGGAGGAGGTTCTCTGACAGCCCTTCCGCTCATCGAGACCCAGGCAGGCGATGTATCTGCCTATATTCCGACCAATGTTATTTCCATCACGGACGGACAGATTTATCTGGAGACCGAGATGTTCAATGCGGGATTCCGTCCTGCGATCAATGCGGGTCTCTCCGTATCCAGAGTAGGCGGTGCGGCACAGATCAAAGCGATGAAAAAGATCGCCGGGCCGATCCGTACCGACCTTGCCCAGTACAGGGAGCTCGCCGCTTTTGCCCAGTTTGGTTCAGAACTGGACGATGATACGAAAGAGCGTCTGGCACAGGGTGAGAGGATTAAGGAAGTTCTCAAACAGCCTCAGTATCAGCCGCTTCCGGTAGAACAGCAGGTGGTGATCATTTACGCGGCTACCAGAAAATATCTCCTGGAGATCAAGGTGGATGACATCTTAGCCTTCCAGAAGGAGCTGTTTGAGCTGATCGACACAAAATATCCGGATGTGTTCCGGTCAATCCGGGAGACGAAGGAGCTTGGAAAAGAGACGGAAGAAATGCTGATCACTGCGATCAAAGAGTGCAGGCAGCAGTTTGAGGCAAAGTAA
- the atpG gene encoding ATP synthase F1 subunit gamma, translated as MASIVDIKRRKASIESTGQITKAMKLVSTVKLQRARARAEESRTYFDKMYRTVSSILAQSDNIDHPYLKSNGSQKKAVIAVSSNRGLAGGYNNNIVKMIRDSGLAREDVMIYGVGHKAMDSLANRGYHIVADDSEMIDEPEYEDAVNLGNRVLKAFEDGEIGEIYLAYTNFKNTVVHEPTMIKLLPVEIDSKEKDGEDSKTLMNYEPEPEEALSMLIPKYVCSLIFGALVTSVASENGARMQAMDSATTNAEELIDNLSLAYNRARQGAITQELTEIISGAEALE; from the coding sequence ATGGCATCAATAGTTGATATAAAAAGAAGAAAAGCCAGTATCGAGAGCACCGGACAGATTACAAAGGCGATGAAGCTTGTCTCAACGGTAAAGCTTCAGAGAGCAAGAGCGAGGGCCGAGGAATCCAGGACTTATTTTGACAAGATGTACCGGACCGTATCTTCAATCTTAGCCCAGTCAGATAATATCGACCATCCGTATTTAAAGTCTAACGGTTCGCAGAAGAAAGCAGTGATCGCTGTATCCTCCAACCGGGGACTGGCCGGCGGTTACAATAACAATATTGTAAAAATGATCCGTGACAGCGGACTCGCAAGGGAAGATGTAATGATCTACGGAGTCGGACATAAGGCTATGGACAGTCTGGCAAACAGGGGTTATCATATTGTCGCCGATGACTCTGAGATGATCGACGAACCGGAGTACGAAGATGCCGTCAATCTGGGAAACCGTGTCTTAAAGGCCTTCGAGGACGGGGAGATCGGTGAGATCTATCTGGCATATACCAATTTTAAAAATACGGTAGTTCATGAGCCGACCATGATCAAACTGCTTCCTGTGGAGATCGATTCAAAGGAAAAAGACGGGGAAGACTCCAAGACACTCATGAACTATGAGCCGGAACCGGAAGAAGCTTTATCCATGCTGATTCCCAAGTACGTCTGCAGTCTGATCTTCGGTGCGCTTGTCACATCGGTTGCCAGCGAAAACGGTGCCAGGATGCAGGCCATGGATTCGGCAACGACCAATGCCGAAGAATTAATTGACAACTTAAGCCTTGCCTATAACCGGGCAAGACAGGGCGCTATCACGCAGGAATTGACAGAAATCATTTCAGGAGCGGAGGCGCTGGAATAG